From Bacillus basilensis, a single genomic window includes:
- a CDS encoding DUF177 domain-containing protein — protein sequence MKWSIHQLNKLRNKGLTLDEMVDVSELKEVEKDIREINPVHVTGRVDFGSGKFTFHLHITGSMVLPCSRSLVDVTLPFDIKTTEVFQTSQEEFETEAEIHCLEGEVLDLLPVIKENILLEIPMQIFSDDVSGGAPMQGQDWQVISEENKEKTVDPRLAGLAKFFDK from the coding sequence ATGAAATGGTCCATCCATCAATTGAATAAATTGAGAAATAAAGGATTGACACTGGATGAGATGGTAGATGTAAGTGAGCTAAAAGAGGTCGAGAAAGATATTCGTGAAATTAATCCTGTTCATGTAACAGGAAGAGTTGATTTTGGCTCCGGCAAGTTTACGTTCCATCTACATATAACTGGAAGCATGGTTTTACCATGTTCTCGCTCTTTAGTAGATGTGACATTACCATTTGACATTAAAACAACTGAGGTGTTCCAAACTTCACAAGAAGAATTTGAAACTGAAGCTGAAATTCATTGTTTAGAAGGAGAAGTACTTGACTTACTGCCCGTAATCAAGGAAAATATACTTTTGGAGATTCCAATGCAAATTTTCAGTGATGATGTTTCTGGTGGAGCACCGATGCAAGGTCAAGACTGGCAAGTGATTTCGGAAGAAAACAAAGAAAAGACTGTTGATCCAAGATTGGCAGGACTTGCGAAGTTTTTTGACAAATAA
- the rpmF gene encoding 50S ribosomal protein L32 — protein sequence MAVPFRRTSKTVKRKRRTHFKLSVPGMVECPSCGEAKLAHRVCKACGTYKGKEVISK from the coding sequence ATGGCTGTACCTTTTAGAAGAACTTCTAAAACAGTAAAAAGAAAGCGTCGTACGCATTTCAAATTATCAGTACCTGGTATGGTAGAGTGCCCAAGCTGTGGTGAAGCGAAATTAGCTCACCGTGTATGTAAAGCATGCGGTACTTACAAAGGTAAAGAAGTAATCAGCAAGTAA